The genomic stretch GCCATGTGATTTCCCTGCTCGATCCGGGGTGGCCGGAGCCGGACGGATGGGCCGCGCTCGGCCCGGTGGACCATCACCGTTTCCACATGCACGACATCGTTTCGGACAGGCCGGGATGGCGGCCGCCGCAGGCGGAAGATGTCGACCGGCTTCTCCGGGTCGGCGACCTGCTGGCGCGCTCCGAGGTCGGCCATCTGCTGGTGCATTGCCAT from Gemmatimonadota bacterium encodes the following:
- a CDS encoding protein-tyrosine-phosphatase yields the protein MLPFKVSICGLDEIERFAGTGVSHVISLLDPGWPEPDGWAALGPVDHHRFHMHDIVSDRPGWRPPQAEDVDRLLRVGDLLARSEVGHLLVHCH